One region of Rhodocaloribacter litoris genomic DNA includes:
- a CDS encoding DUF2760 domain-containing protein — protein sequence MEKKSSFALQSLLAVLILNALLLVTIYVIGGEALAGKAPLVFGLGGILTLVLWFVVTRLARRLEGASPKEGAARAPAERPAPALPEQPAEAAALQLLAILQRKGRLLDFLQEDLSAYGDAQIGAAVRAVHEGCKKALEEHVSLVPVLDRPEGSPVTVEPGFDARAIRLTGNITGAPPFKGTLRHRGWRVERIELPTLMHAQDRVVAPAEVEVGT from the coding sequence ATGGAAAAGAAATCCAGCTTTGCCCTGCAGAGCCTGCTGGCGGTTCTGATCCTGAATGCGCTGCTGCTCGTGACGATTTACGTGATCGGGGGAGAGGCGCTGGCCGGGAAGGCGCCCCTGGTCTTTGGCCTGGGCGGTATACTGACGCTGGTGCTGTGGTTCGTGGTGACGCGGCTGGCCCGTCGCCTGGAAGGAGCTTCCCCGAAGGAGGGGGCAGCGCGGGCGCCGGCCGAACGCCCCGCGCCCGCGCTGCCGGAGCAACCTGCCGAGGCGGCGGCCCTCCAGCTCCTTGCCATCCTCCAGCGCAAAGGCCGCCTGCTCGACTTTCTCCAGGAGGATCTGAGTGCCTACGGTGACGCCCAGATCGGCGCGGCCGTGCGGGCCGTCCACGAGGGCTGTAAGAAGGCGCTCGAGGAGCACGTCTCGCTGGTGCCCGTGCTCGACCGGCCCGAGGGCAGCCCGGTCACCGTCGAGCCGGGCTTCGACGCCCGGGCCATCCGGCTCACGGGCAACATCACCGGTGCGCCGCCGTTCAAAGGCACGCTCCGTCACCGGGGCTGGCGCGTCGAGCGGATCGAGCTGCCGACGCTGATGCACGCGCAGGACCGTGTGGTGGCGCCCGCCGAGGTGGAAGTCGGCACCTGA
- a CDS encoding Hsp70 family protein: protein MSDPRYIVGIDLGTTHCVVAYTRAAPEALERPEIRLFEIPQVVSPGEVQARPLLPSFLFLPGPHDVPEGGLALPWKPDAGEAVGEYARERGAEIPNRLVASAKSWLSHTGVDRTAPILPWDAPGDARRVSPVEAATRYLAHIREAWNHVMAAGDPQARLEEQEVYLTVPASFDAVARELTVQAARAAGLEKLTLLEEPQAAFYAWLEARGDAWREEVHVGESILVCDVGGGTTDFSLIEVVEEDGNLDLRRAAVGDHILLGGDNMDLTLAYAVRARLAQEGTRLDNWQFRTLVHGCRKAKEHLLGHPDLEAVPVVIPGRGSALIGGTIRTELTRQEIEAILVQGFFPETPPDAFPERRPKVGMREMGLPYESDPAITRHLAYFLHRQVAGNGEAGVAFPSAVLFNGGVMKAGSLREQVLRVLRQWSSNDALRALPSVDLDQAVAIGAAYYGLARKGRGIRIRAGTARSYYIGIESAMPAVPGIPAPMKALCVVPFGMEEGTEADIRGREFGLVVGEQAVFHLLASNTRKTDPPGEIIEDWDGELAEVITMETTLPATDAEGGGTVLPVWLHSKVTEIGTLELWCVARDGDRRWKLEFNLRDVPQEAGGPAEQHG from the coding sequence ATGAGCGATCCCAGATACATCGTCGGCATCGACCTGGGCACCACGCACTGTGTGGTGGCCTACACCCGTGCCGCGCCGGAGGCGCTGGAACGGCCCGAGATCCGGCTGTTCGAGATCCCGCAGGTGGTGAGTCCGGGCGAGGTGCAGGCCCGTCCGCTTCTGCCCTCGTTTCTGTTCCTGCCCGGCCCGCACGACGTGCCCGAGGGCGGTCTGGCGCTGCCCTGGAAGCCGGACGCCGGCGAGGCGGTGGGGGAATATGCCCGCGAGCGCGGGGCCGAGATTCCGAACCGGCTGGTGGCCTCGGCCAAGTCGTGGCTCTCGCATACGGGGGTCGACCGTACCGCGCCCATCCTGCCGTGGGATGCCCCCGGGGATGCCCGCCGCGTCTCGCCCGTCGAGGCCGCCACGCGCTACCTGGCCCACATCCGGGAGGCCTGGAACCACGTCATGGCGGCCGGCGACCCGCAGGCCCGCCTCGAAGAGCAGGAAGTTTATCTGACCGTTCCCGCCTCCTTCGACGCCGTCGCCCGGGAGCTGACGGTGCAGGCCGCCCGGGCCGCCGGGCTGGAAAAGCTGACGCTCCTCGAGGAGCCCCAGGCTGCCTTCTACGCCTGGCTCGAAGCCCGGGGCGATGCCTGGCGCGAGGAGGTCCACGTCGGCGAGTCCATCCTCGTCTGCGATGTCGGCGGTGGCACCACCGACTTCAGCCTCATCGAGGTCGTCGAGGAAGACGGTAACCTGGACCTGCGCCGCGCCGCCGTCGGGGATCACATCCTCCTCGGCGGGGACAACATGGACCTGACGCTGGCCTACGCCGTCCGGGCCCGGCTGGCGCAAGAGGGCACCCGCCTCGACAACTGGCAGTTCCGGACGCTGGTGCACGGCTGCCGGAAGGCCAAGGAGCACCTGCTGGGCCATCCGGACCTGGAGGCCGTGCCGGTCGTCATCCCCGGGCGAGGCTCCGCCCTCATCGGCGGCACCATCCGCACCGAGCTGACGCGGCAGGAGATCGAGGCGATCCTGGTGCAGGGCTTCTTCCCCGAGACGCCGCCGGACGCTTTCCCCGAGCGCAGGCCGAAGGTCGGGATGCGCGAGATGGGCCTGCCCTACGAATCCGACCCGGCCATCACCCGGCACCTGGCCTACTTCCTCCACCGGCAGGTGGCCGGGAACGGCGAGGCGGGCGTCGCCTTCCCCTCCGCCGTGCTTTTCAACGGCGGGGTGATGAAGGCCGGGTCGCTGCGCGAGCAGGTGCTCCGCGTGCTCCGGCAGTGGAGCAGCAACGACGCCCTGCGGGCCCTTCCGTCGGTGGACCTGGACCAGGCCGTGGCCATCGGTGCGGCCTACTACGGGCTGGCGCGGAAGGGGCGCGGCATTCGCATCCGTGCGGGTACGGCCCGCTCCTATTACATCGGCATCGAGAGCGCCATGCCCGCCGTGCCCGGTATCCCCGCGCCGATGAAGGCCCTGTGCGTGGTTCCCTTCGGTATGGAGGAGGGCACCGAGGCCGACATCCGGGGCCGGGAGTTCGGCCTCGTCGTCGGCGAGCAGGCCGTCTTCCACCTGCTGGCCTCGAACACGCGCAAGACGGACCCGCCCGGCGAGATCATCGAGGACTGGGACGGCGAGCTGGCCGAGGTCATCACCATGGAAACGACCCTTCCGGCCACCGACGCCGAGGGCGGCGGCACCGTCCTGCCCGTGTGGCTCCACAGCAAGGTCACCGAGATCGGCACGCTCGAGCTCTGGTGCGTGGCCCGCGACGGCGACCGGCGGTGGAAGCTGGAGTTCAACCTCCGCGACGTACCGCAGGAAGCCGGTGGCCCGGCCGAGCAGCACGGATGA
- a CDS encoding Hsp70 family protein gives MPSDAPSYRYVIGIDLGTTNSAVAYVDLADEDRAIRFFEVPQLVAPGEIAPQPVLPSFLYLPGPYDLPAGSTALPWDVRRTYVVGTFAREQGALVPGRLVASAKSWLSHAGVDRTAPILPWGAARRVHGENGVKPVSPVEASARYLRHLREAWNHVVAGGQEGSLFEEQLIILTVPASFDEVARELTLAAARQAGLPRVILLEEPLAAFYAWLARHEDAGLEGLTGGQLILVCDVGGGTTDFSIIGVRAGEQGLRFDRLAVGDHLLLGGDNMDHTLARHAEALMTGRPGRLDARRWHQLVHVCRQAKEKLLGDPAAPPSVDVTLVGEAGKLIGGTLQATITREDADRLLLEGFFPEVEPDARPEADRRAGLAELGLPYEHDPAITRHLAAFWQRFAAYLRDETGREAVFPDYVLFNGGALTPAPLRDRLRRILGSWFEAEAGAGWQPAELENPYPHLAVAAGAAYYGKVRLGAGVRVGSGSPRAFYVEVTGHDGDGLPAVCLAPRGMEEDATIRLDAPGFVARTNQPVTFQLYSSSTRLGDRPGDVVMLEPGEVTVLPPIRTVLRYGKKGTVTEIPVRLSVHLTAVGTLELWCHAEDTEHRWRLLFDVRQEVDPAGTAAGVAETLDEALVERAVRHLRDAFEGDADPAPLRRRLEEALDLPREEWPLPLLRKLADVVLDLPRDRSPQHEARWLNLLGYLLRPGFGDPVDEWRMRAVWKLWLEGPAFPDRPQSRFEWWVFWRRVAGGLTASRQEQIYHEVRPFIQPKVRTSKEHRFIPRRMEARERMELWMALAGLERLGADLRANLGQWLLAAHFKKGVAPHKLEWWALSRLGARQPVHGPLDSVVPPDTVATWFKTIFNVRLERKDYVAHALVQLARVTGDRARDLPEPVVNRIARWLTQVPGGQVFRERLLNPTSIAGEEETAWVFGEALPAGLVLSETTD, from the coding sequence ATGCCCTCCGACGCCCCTTCCTACCGCTACGTCATCGGCATCGATCTGGGCACCACCAACTCGGCGGTGGCCTACGTGGACCTGGCCGATGAGGACCGGGCGATCCGGTTCTTCGAGGTGCCCCAGCTCGTAGCACCGGGCGAGATCGCCCCGCAGCCCGTGCTTCCGTCGTTCCTTTACCTGCCCGGCCCATACGACCTGCCGGCGGGCAGCACGGCCCTTCCGTGGGACGTGCGCCGTACGTACGTCGTCGGCACGTTTGCCCGGGAGCAGGGTGCCCTGGTGCCCGGCCGGCTGGTGGCCTCGGCCAAGTCGTGGCTGTCGCACGCCGGGGTGGACCGTACCGCGCCCATCCTGCCGTGGGGTGCGGCCCGGCGCGTACACGGCGAGAACGGAGTGAAACCGGTGTCGCCGGTGGAGGCGAGCGCGCGCTACCTGCGCCACCTGCGCGAGGCGTGGAACCATGTCGTGGCCGGCGGGCAGGAGGGATCCCTTTTCGAAGAGCAACTCATCATCCTCACCGTGCCGGCCTCGTTCGACGAGGTGGCCCGGGAACTGACACTCGCTGCGGCCCGGCAGGCGGGCCTGCCCCGCGTCATCCTCCTCGAAGAGCCCCTGGCCGCCTTCTACGCCTGGCTCGCCCGGCACGAGGACGCCGGCCTCGAGGGCCTGACCGGCGGGCAACTCATCCTCGTCTGCGACGTCGGCGGCGGCACCACCGACTTCTCCATCATCGGCGTGCGCGCCGGCGAACAGGGGCTGCGCTTCGACCGGCTGGCCGTGGGCGACCATCTCCTTCTCGGCGGGGACAACATGGATCACACGCTGGCCCGCCACGCCGAGGCACTCATGACCGGCCGCCCCGGCCGCCTCGACGCCCGCCGCTGGCACCAGCTCGTCCACGTCTGCCGGCAGGCCAAAGAGAAGCTCCTCGGCGACCCGGCCGCCCCTCCGTCCGTCGACGTGACGCTCGTGGGCGAGGCCGGCAAGCTCATCGGCGGCACGCTCCAGGCCACGATCACCCGGGAAGACGCCGACCGGCTGCTGCTCGAAGGGTTTTTTCCCGAGGTGGAGCCCGATGCAAGGCCCGAGGCGGACCGGCGTGCGGGGCTGGCCGAGCTGGGCCTCCCCTACGAACACGACCCTGCCATCACACGCCACCTGGCCGCCTTCTGGCAACGGTTCGCCGCCTACCTGCGCGACGAGACGGGCCGCGAGGCCGTCTTCCCGGACTATGTGCTGTTCAACGGCGGTGCCCTCACGCCCGCCCCCCTCCGGGACCGCCTCCGTCGCATCCTCGGCAGCTGGTTCGAGGCCGAGGCCGGTGCCGGGTGGCAGCCCGCCGAACTCGAGAACCCGTACCCGCACCTCGCGGTGGCCGCCGGTGCGGCCTACTACGGCAAGGTGCGGCTGGGCGCGGGCGTCCGCGTCGGCAGCGGCAGCCCCCGCGCCTTCTACGTGGAGGTGACCGGTCATGACGGCGACGGGCTCCCGGCCGTCTGCCTGGCCCCGCGCGGCATGGAAGAAGACGCCACCATCCGCCTGGACGCCCCCGGCTTCGTCGCCCGTACGAACCAGCCCGTCACCTTCCAGCTCTACAGCTCCAGCACCCGCCTGGGCGACCGCCCCGGCGACGTGGTCATGCTCGAGCCCGGCGAGGTCACTGTGCTCCCGCCCATCCGCACCGTGCTCCGGTACGGGAAGAAAGGCACCGTCACCGAGATCCCCGTGCGGCTGAGCGTCCACCTGACGGCCGTGGGCACGCTGGAGCTGTGGTGCCACGCCGAGGACACCGAGCATCGCTGGCGCCTGCTCTTCGATGTGCGGCAGGAGGTGGACCCCGCCGGCACGGCCGCCGGGGTGGCTGAGACGCTCGACGAGGCCCTGGTGGAACGGGCCGTCCGCCACCTGCGCGACGCTTTCGAGGGCGACGCCGACCCCGCCCCGCTGCGCCGGCGGCTGGAGGAGGCCCTCGACCTGCCCCGCGAAGAATGGCCGCTGCCGCTGCTCCGCAAGCTCGCCGACGTCGTGCTCGACCTGCCCCGCGACCGCAGCCCGCAGCACGAGGCCCGCTGGCTCAACCTGCTCGGCTATCTCCTCCGCCCCGGCTTCGGCGACCCGGTGGACGAGTGGCGCATGCGCGCGGTGTGGAAGCTGTGGCTCGAAGGACCGGCCTTCCCGGATCGTCCCCAGAGCCGCTTCGAATGGTGGGTCTTCTGGCGACGCGTGGCCGGCGGGTTGACGGCCAGCCGGCAGGAACAGATCTACCACGAGGTGCGCCCGTTCATCCAGCCGAAGGTGCGCACGAGCAAGGAACACCGCTTCATCCCGCGCCGCATGGAGGCCCGCGAGCGCATGGAACTCTGGATGGCGCTGGCCGGCCTCGAACGCCTGGGCGCCGACCTGCGGGCCAACCTGGGGCAGTGGCTGCTGGCCGCCCACTTCAAAAAGGGCGTGGCCCCGCACAAGCTCGAATGGTGGGCGCTCAGTCGCCTCGGTGCCCGGCAGCCCGTCCACGGCCCGCTCGACAGCGTCGTCCCGCCCGACACCGTGGCCACCTGGTTCAAGACCATCTTCAACGTGCGGCTCGAACGCAAGGACTACGTAGCCCACGCGCTCGTGCAGCTGGCCCGCGTCACCGGCGACCGGGCCCGCGACCTGCCCGAGCCCGTCGTCAACCGCATCGCCCGCTGGCTGACGCAGGTGCCCGGCGGCCAGGTCTTCCGCGAACGTCTCCTGAACCCCACCAGCATTGCCGGCGAGGAGGAAACCGCCTGGGTCTTCGGCGAAGCCCTCCCCGCCGGCCTGGTGCTCTCGGAAACGACGGATTGA
- a CDS encoding Rqc2 family fibronectin-binding protein, which produces MLTSYFTLKALVREWAPDLVGCVVGDAFSQVRDELTLALARPGREWMLRISVQGPRHYLFRTEGYSKARRNVATLFEEAFGRRVTALRLAERDRMLYLDLEEGLHVQVMLFGPHANVFLVEAGGSVREAFRADAEWSGQPAPAPRPAPVVDTFGAFEARWRADRKTTVQAVAAAFPLLDRTLAAEVVFRAGVTAPAPAACTGADRRALFAAGVDLLAALETPAPRVYRRGRSPEAFALVPLHHLDARDDLTAEPFDTVDAAVRAFVRRSLAEARFRAAYEPLEKALAAARDHYRTSAEKMLEELGRESRADRYERWGHLLMAHPGAVPPGAGRVTLPDLFAGGTPVTIPLDPARNAVENAQRYYEKARRTRQARLHAEERMAEAERRAAEAGALLGRLRRLQTYADVERFKKEEAARLARFLSPGQQEADSFPFRRFPLGGGYEVWVGKNARQNDELTFRHARKNDLWLHARGVPGSHAILRLPGRQARPGRDLLERAAGIAAYFSKARSSGLVPVIVTERKYVRKPKGAPPGAVVVEREEVLLVEPKLPGTP; this is translated from the coding sequence ATGCTCACCAGCTATTTCACCCTGAAAGCCCTTGTGCGGGAATGGGCGCCGGACCTCGTCGGGTGCGTCGTCGGAGATGCGTTTTCGCAGGTACGGGACGAGCTGACGCTGGCGCTGGCCCGGCCCGGTCGGGAATGGATGCTCCGGATCTCGGTGCAGGGGCCGCGACACTACCTGTTCCGCACCGAAGGTTACAGCAAGGCCCGCCGGAACGTCGCCACGCTCTTTGAGGAGGCTTTCGGCCGGCGGGTGACGGCGCTGCGCCTGGCCGAACGCGACCGGATGCTCTACCTTGACCTCGAAGAGGGACTGCACGTTCAGGTGATGCTCTTCGGTCCCCACGCCAACGTCTTCCTCGTCGAGGCCGGGGGAAGCGTGCGTGAAGCGTTTCGAGCCGACGCCGAATGGTCGGGGCAGCCCGCGCCGGCACCGCGCCCGGCGCCCGTGGTAGACACGTTCGGCGCCTTCGAGGCCCGCTGGCGTGCGGACCGGAAGACGACCGTGCAGGCCGTGGCCGCCGCCTTTCCCCTGCTCGACCGCACGCTGGCCGCGGAGGTGGTCTTCCGGGCCGGCGTGACGGCGCCCGCTCCCGCCGCCTGCACCGGCGCCGACCGCCGTGCTCTCTTTGCCGCCGGTGTGGACCTGCTTGCCGCCCTGGAGACGCCCGCCCCCCGGGTCTACCGGCGCGGTCGTTCGCCCGAGGCGTTTGCCCTCGTCCCCCTCCACCACCTCGACGCCCGTGACGACCTCACCGCCGAGCCGTTCGACACGGTCGACGCGGCCGTGCGGGCCTTCGTTCGCCGGAGCCTGGCCGAGGCCCGCTTCCGGGCGGCGTACGAGCCGCTCGAGAAGGCCCTGGCGGCGGCCCGCGACCACTACCGGACGAGTGCCGAAAAGATGCTCGAAGAGCTTGGCCGCGAGAGCCGCGCCGACCGGTACGAGCGCTGGGGCCATCTGCTCATGGCCCATCCCGGTGCCGTTCCTCCCGGTGCCGGGCGCGTCACCCTTCCCGATCTCTTTGCCGGCGGTACGCCCGTGACGATCCCCCTCGATCCGGCCCGCAATGCCGTCGAGAATGCACAGCGGTACTACGAAAAAGCCCGGCGGACGCGGCAGGCTCGCCTGCATGCCGAGGAGCGCATGGCCGAGGCCGAGCGCCGCGCTGCCGAGGCCGGGGCCCTGCTCGGGCGTCTCCGCCGCCTCCAGACGTATGCCGACGTCGAGCGCTTCAAGAAGGAAGAGGCCGCCCGGCTGGCGCGTTTTCTCTCGCCCGGACAGCAAGAGGCGGATTCCTTTCCCTTCCGCCGTTTCCCGCTCGGGGGCGGCTACGAGGTGTGGGTCGGCAAGAACGCCCGGCAGAACGACGAACTCACGTTCCGCCACGCCCGGAAGAACGATCTGTGGCTGCACGCGCGGGGGGTCCCCGGCTCGCACGCCATCCTTCGCCTGCCCGGCCGCCAGGCCCGCCCCGGCCGCGACCTGCTCGAACGTGCCGCCGGCATTGCCGCCTACTTCAGCAAGGCCCGGAGCAGCGGGCTCGTCCCCGTCATCGTCACCGAGCGCAAGTACGTGCGCAAGCCGAAAGGTGCCCCGCCCGGCGCCGTCGTCGTCGAACGCGAAGAGGTACTGCTCGTCGAGCCGAAACTGCCGGGCACGCCATGA